A window of Hippoglossus stenolepis isolate QCI-W04-F060 chromosome 16, HSTE1.2, whole genome shotgun sequence contains these coding sequences:
- the pycr1a gene encoding pyrroline-5-carboxylate reductase 1a — translation MSVGFIGAGQLAHALVRGFAAAGVIATHRITASSPDTDLPTVQGLRKLGVNFTTSNKETVKNCDVLFLAVKPHIIPFVLDEIGPDIEDRHLIVSCAAGVTISSIEKKLLQYRPAPKVMRCMTNTPVVVREGATVYATGTHAEVEDGKLLEQLMASVGYCTEVEEDLIDAVTGLSGSGPAYAFTAVDALADGGVKMGLPRRLAVRLGAQAMLGAARMLLDSDEHPGQLKDNVCSPGGATIHALHVMESGGFRSLLINAVEASCVRTRKLQLLADQENISPAAIKKTTLDKVLQQPGVNVEAAGIKPRAISFFNSSNPRIKKN, via the exons ATGAGTGTGGGGTTCATAGGAGCAGGCCAGCTGGCCCACGCTCTGGTGAGAGGCTTCGCAGCTGCAG GCGTGATTGCCACCCACAGAATCACAGCCAGCTCCCCAGACACAGATCTCCCCACAGTGCAGGGACTGAGG AAACTGGGTGTGAATTTCACCACCAGCAACAAAGAGACGGTGAAAAATTGCGACGTACTCTTCCTGGCCGTTAAGCCCCACATCATTCCGTTTGTTCTGGATGAGATCGGACCGGACATCGAAGATCGTCACCTTATTGTGTCGTGTGCGGCGGGTGTCACCATCAGCTCCATAGAGAAG aagctgctgcagtATCGCCCTGCTCCGAAGGTGATGCGTTGCATGACCAACACTCCAGTGGTGGTGCGTGAAGGAGCCACTGTGTACGCCACGGGCACCCATGCAGAGGTGGAGGATGGGAAGCTTCTGGAGCAGCTGATGGCCAGTGTAGGATACTGCACTGAGGTGGAAGAGGATCTGATTGACGCTGTAACGGGTCTCAGTGGCAGTGGCCCTGCTTAC GCTTTCACAGCGGTGGATGCTCTAGCTGATGGTGGAGTGAAAATGGGCCTCCCCAGGAGACTGGCTGTACGCCTCGGAGCCCAGGCCATGCTG GGGGCAGCTCGAATGCTGTTGGACTCAGACGAGCACCCTGGGCAGCTCAAGGACAATGTGTGTTCACCAGGGGGCGCCACCATCCATGCCCTGCATGTTATGGAGAGTGGTGGATTCCGCAGCCTCCTGATTAATGCTGTGGAGGCCTCCTGTGTTAGGACTCG GAAACTTCAGTTATTGGCTGACCAGGAGAATATCTCTCCAGCTgccataaagaaaacaactctgGACAAAGTGCTTCAGCAGCCCGGAGTGAACGTAGAAGCTGCAGGAATCAAACCCCGTGCGATCAGTTTCTTTAACAGCAGTAACCCCAGGATCAAGAAGAACTGA
- the LOC118122848 gene encoding myeloid-associated differentiation marker-like protein 2, translated as MDSHGGHYLNKDAVLSPLGAARMCQMLLGCTILALVSHSAGYSATYGTFCMFVWGFCFAVTLVVFTLDITRLHACMPISWDNFTVAFAMLATLMYITASVVYPVYFLQTECPDESCEIQIYQIAVTVCSSVCCFPYGVEVFLTRAKPGAVVGYMATVSGLLKVVQGFVACIIFGALANDSEYNNYIATQYCVVVYSLCFSVTVIVVIVTVSGRTSALRFPFDRFVVVYTFFAVILYLSTALIWPIFSFDRKYGTTDRPEDCPRGECPWDSKLVVAVFTSVNLILYFVDLIYSQRIRFVSRSAV; from the coding sequence ATGGATTCTCATGGAGGACACTACCTCAACAAAGACGCTGTGTTGTCACCTTTAGGTGCAGCCCGAATGTGCCAGATGCTCCTCGGCTGCACCATATTGGCCCTTGTGTCCCACAGTGCAGGCTACAGCGCCACCTATGGAACcttctgcatgtttgtgtggggTTTCTGCTTCGCTGTGACACTGGTCGTGTTCACCTTGGACATCACCCGGCTCCACGCATGCATGCCCATTTCCTGGGATAACTTCACCGTGGCCTTTGCCATGTTGGCAACTCTCATGTACATCACTGCCTCTGTGGTCTACCCTGTTTACTTTCTCCAGACAGAGTGCCCAGATGAAAGCTGCGAGATCCAAATCTACCAAATTGCTGTCACTGTCTGCTCCAGTGTCTGCTGTTTCCCCTACGGAGTTGAGGTGTTCCTAACTCGAGCCAAACCAGGGGCTGTGGTGGGTTACATGGCCACGGTGTCCGGTCTACTCAAGGTTGTCCAGGGTTTTGTGGCCTGCATAATTTTCGGGGCTCTAGCCAATGACAGTGAATACAACAACTACATTGCTACCCAGTACTGTGTAGTGGTGTACAGCCTGTGCTTCTCTGTGACTGTGATAGTGGTCATCGTGACAGTCTCTGGAAGGACATCAGCACTGCGGTTCCCCTTTGACCGATTCGTAGTTGTCTACACCTTCTTTGCTGTGATTCTCTACCTCAGTACTGCACTTATCTGGCCCATCTTCAGTTTTGATAGGAAATACGGCACCACCGACCGTCCTGAGGACTGCCCACGTGGAGAATGTCCCTGGGACAGTAAGCTGGTGGTGGCAGTGTTCACCAGTGTCAACCTAATCTTGTATTTTGTTGATCTGATTTACTCCCAGAGGATCCGCTTTGTCTCCAGATCTGCTGTCTAA
- the notum1a gene encoding palmitoleoyl-protein carboxylesterase notum1a → MTAIRMVSSVLLLVLMQSGALCARRFRGGRNPQPRRAPPPPTYRADRGETTESFPLDFTAVEENMDNFMTQVKNLAQSLYPCSAQKLDYDMKLNLLENTSVTCNDGSPAGYYLKESRGSRRWLIFLEGGWYCFNKENCDSRYETMRRLMSSSKWAQTKTGTGILSPLPEENPHWWNANMVFIPYCSSDVWSGATAKTEQSGYAFMGSLIIQEVVKDLLNKGLDNAKVLLLAGSSAGGTGVLLNVDRVAETLEGLGHTGIQVRGLSDSGWFLDNKQYHCTDCVDAVNCSPTETIKRGIKYWGGVVPERCQQTHQGEEWNCFFGYRVFPSIKSPVFVVQWLFDEAQLTVDNIQLTGQPVQEGQWRYIQNLGIELRNTLKDVPAMFAPACLSHEVITRNYWIDVQVKGTSLPRALHCWDRSLNDNRNNKAPPKGCPVHLIDSCPWPHCNPTCPTIRDQFTGQEMNVIQFLMHMGFDVQKMAQQQGMDPSKLLGMLSSGS, encoded by the exons ATGACAGCGATCAGAATGGTTtcatcagtgctgctgctggtgctgatgCAGTCCGGAGCGCTTTGCGCACGGAGGTTCCGGGGTGGCCGCAACCCACAACCGCGACGCGCACCACCTCCTCCAACGTACCGGGCCGACCGGGGCGAGACCACGGAGAGCTTCCCTCTGGATTTCACCGCCGTGGAGGAGAACATGGATAACTTCATGACACAAGTCAAGAACCTCGCGCAGTCCCTGTACCCGTGCTCGGCGCAGAAGCTCGACTACGACATGAAGCTGAACCTTTTGGAGAATACATCAGTCACCTGCAACGACGGAAGTCCTGCGGG GTACTATCTGAAAGAATCACGAGGCAGCAGACGGTGGCTGATATTCTTAGAGG GTGGCTGGTACTGTTTCAACAAGGAGAACTGCGACAGCCGATACGAGACCATGAGGAGATTGATGAGCTCATCCAAGTGGGCCCAAACTAAAACAG GAACAGGGATCCTGTCTCCACTGCCGGAGGAAAACCCTCACTGGTGGAATGCCAACATGGT GTTCATCCCGTACTGCTCCAGCGACGTGTGGAGTGGCGCTACGGCCAAAACGGAGCAAA GTGGCTATGCCTTCATGGGCTCACTGATTATCCAGGAGGTAGTGAAGGATCTGCTGAACAAAGGTCTGGACAACGCAAAGGTCCTCCTCTTAGCAGGAAGCAG CGCGGGTGGCACTGGGGTCCTGCTGAATGTAGACCGTGTGGCGGAAACACTGGAGGGACTTGGACACACTGGGATACAAGTGCGAGGTCTGTCTGATTCTGGCTGGTTCCTGGACAACAAACAGTACCACTGCACAGACTGTGTGGACGCTGTCAACTGTTCACCCACTGAGACCATCAAAAGAGGCATAAA GTACTGGGGAGGAGTGGTGCCAGAGAGGTGCCAGCAGACACATCAAGGAGAAGAGTGGAACTGTTTCTTTGGCTACAGAGTATTCCCGTCAATAAAAA GCCCTGTGTTTGTGGTCCAGTGGCTCTTTGATGAGGCCCAGCTTACAGTGGACAACATCCAGCTAACCGGACAACCTGTGCAGGAAGGCCAGTGGCGCTACATCCAAAATCTGGGCATAGAGCTGAGAAACACTCTGAAAGATGTCCC GGCTATGTTTGCTCCAGCATGCCTATCTCATGAAGTTATCACCAGAAA CTACTGGATTGACGTGCAGGTTAAAGGCACCTCCTTGCCTCGAGCGCTGCACTGTTGGGACCGGAGCCTCAACGACAACAGGAACAACAAAGCCCCGCCCAAAGGCTGCCCGGTgcatttgattgacagctgcccGTGGCCACACTGCAACCCCACCTGCCCGACCATCCGAGACCAGTTCACGGGACAAGAGATGAACGTCATTCAGTTCCTCATGCACATGGGCTTCGATGTGCAGAAGATGGCTCAGCAGCAGGGCATGGACCCCAGCAAGCTATTGGGCATGCTCAGCAGCGGCAGCtaa